The Methanocella arvoryzae MRE50 genome includes a region encoding these proteins:
- the engB gene encoding GTP-binding protein EngB: protein MSLQDYKSFEPVKAKYEIVFIGRSNVGKSTIMRELIGAKVKVGRRPGVTQKPNYYQFGDLLITDMPGYGYMKGVDRAKQERVKDLIVKYFEDNASRIICAVQVVDAKAFAEIVDRWDGRGEIPIDIELNDFLYDLDLDVIVAVNKMDKIHPSAWDEFLDGICDRLHMLPPWNQWIDKVAPIVAKKGDVNVLGKLLRERLRKAGLEKFVNAINVKQGQSPK from the coding sequence ATGTCACTGCAGGACTACAAGTCATTCGAGCCCGTGAAAGCTAAGTACGAGATCGTCTTCATCGGCCGGTCTAACGTGGGCAAATCCACGATCATGCGAGAGCTCATAGGCGCGAAGGTCAAGGTAGGCCGCAGGCCGGGCGTCACCCAGAAGCCCAACTACTACCAGTTCGGCGATCTTCTTATTACGGATATGCCCGGGTACGGGTACATGAAGGGTGTGGACCGGGCCAAGCAGGAAAGAGTCAAAGACCTCATCGTCAAATACTTCGAGGATAACGCATCCAGAATCATATGCGCCGTGCAGGTGGTCGACGCGAAGGCCTTCGCCGAGATCGTGGATCGGTGGGACGGCAGAGGCGAGATCCCCATCGACATAGAGCTCAACGACTTCTTATACGATTTAGACCTCGACGTGATCGTCGCCGTGAATAAGATGGATAAAATCCATCCGTCGGCGTGGGACGAGTTCCTCGACGGCATCTGCGACCGGCTCCACATGCTGCCCCCCTGGAACCAGTGGATAGACAAGGTCGCCCCCATCGTCGCCAAGAAAGGCGACGTCAACGTGCTGGGCAAACTCCTCCGGGAACGGCTCCGCAAGGCCGGGCTGGAGAAGTTCGTCAACGCCATCAACGTCAAACAGGGACAGTCGCCGAAATAG
- a CDS encoding preprotein translocase subunit Sec61beta: MARRESSGGSGGLMSSAGLMRYFEAEESAIKIDPKTVIIAAVASGAFIWILNFTYGRFW; encoded by the coding sequence ATGGCAAGAAGAGAATCGAGCGGTGGCAGTGGCGGTCTGATGTCGTCCGCAGGCCTGATGCGCTATTTCGAGGCCGAGGAATCCGCTATCAAAATCGACCCCAAGACTGTTATCATTGCAGCGGTCGCGTCGGGCGCGTTCATCTGGATCCTTAACTTTACCTACGGCCGCTTCTGGTAA
- a CDS encoding winged helix-turn-helix transcriptional regulator: protein MRLKHALNTLIVILLLIIVSTLPASAAQTTVDNYPIPGPGDTSGASGNTVGFSPIPGPRNSSGASGDTISLSPIPGPVDTSGADATITFWQLPLRIQVEQITWIAAVTAAALAAVLKLWPIVIGKLKNRRDNEIRERIYNYIKNNPGTTMADISRRENLNLGTIRYHITRLQSDHKITLVKSEKFVRLFRNSGVYTEREKAIISSISRPAAISIVSYLREAPGATIDEIAGHLHITSSGAYVQLKKLIRDGVVYREPAGRFLKYYLNEEVLALIARQLPVSV from the coding sequence ATGCGCCTGAAACATGCGCTAAATACACTAATCGTAATCCTGCTTCTCATCATAGTTTCCACTCTGCCCGCTTCCGCGGCTCAGACGACGGTGGACAACTACCCCATCCCCGGCCCCGGAGATACCAGCGGCGCCAGCGGGAATACAGTGGGCTTTTCTCCCATTCCCGGCCCCCGGAATTCGAGTGGCGCGAGCGGTGACACAATAAGCTTATCCCCTATCCCCGGTCCTGTAGATACCAGCGGCGCCGACGCCACGATCACCTTCTGGCAGCTGCCACTGAGAATCCAGGTCGAGCAGATCACCTGGATAGCCGCCGTCACCGCAGCCGCGCTGGCAGCAGTCCTCAAGCTCTGGCCCATCGTTATAGGCAAGCTGAAAAACCGGCGGGACAACGAGATCAGGGAGCGGATATACAATTACATAAAAAACAACCCCGGCACCACCATGGCCGACATCTCCCGGCGTGAAAACCTCAACCTCGGCACCATCCGGTACCATATCACCAGACTCCAGTCCGACCACAAGATCACCCTGGTCAAGTCCGAAAAATTTGTCAGGCTCTTCCGCAATTCAGGCGTTTATACCGAGAGAGAAAAGGCGATCATATCCTCGATCAGCCGGCCTGCCGCGATATCCATCGTCTCGTACCTCCGGGAAGCCCCCGGGGCGACCATCGACGAGATCGCCGGCCACTTACATATCACCAGCAGCGGAGCCTACGTACAGCTCAAAAAGCTGATAAGAGACGGAGTCGTCTATAGAGAGCCCGCCGGGAGGTTCCTGAAATACTACCTTAATGAAGAAGTGCTGGCGCTCATCGCCCGGCAGTTGCCGGTGAGTGTGTGA
- a CDS encoding ABC transporter permease gives MANLLSITKKEITDVVNSKILAIMVAFYIVLFVLSFFTNICNNTNNSNELIFVLFMYSTCYYSTLVAMALGYSSFFSEMDGKAINTLLTKPLYRDTIINGKLLSGVILSTGLFIFTTLLYVTAIGIYFNDPTEVLPVIFNILPLMFVLSLSSTMFFYSLTLLICTALKDQMLSFFTSCLSWIILFYLINDDWFAGYISYYLNSPSVIYTISSFSPFTLVNFALAEPDIIMAITTDGETAILKLLLYTGIMMFVTYTVFLRRDVA, from the coding sequence ATGGCAAATCTCCTGAGTATTACTAAAAAAGAGATAACGGACGTAGTTAATAGTAAAATATTGGCTATTATGGTCGCGTTTTATATCGTTTTGTTTGTATTATCATTTTTTACAAACATATGTAATAATACAAATAATTCGAACGAATTAATATTCGTGCTATTCATGTACTCTACATGTTATTATAGCACGTTAGTAGCCATGGCCCTTGGGTATTCTTCTTTTTTTTCCGAGATGGACGGAAAGGCAATCAATACTCTGCTGACTAAGCCATTGTACAGAGATACTATCATTAATGGTAAACTTTTGAGCGGAGTGATCCTATCAACTGGCTTATTCATATTTACGACGCTGCTTTACGTGACAGCGATCGGGATATACTTTAACGATCCGACAGAAGTACTGCCAGTAATATTTAATATTTTACCGTTAATGTTTGTGCTTTCGTTATCATCTACTATGTTTTTCTATTCTTTGACCTTGCTGATCTGCACTGCTCTTAAAGATCAAATGTTAAGCTTTTTCACGAGCTGCCTTTCGTGGATAATTCTATTTTATCTCATTAACGATGACTGGTTTGCAGGATATATCTCATATTATTTAAACAGCCCATCAGTGATATACACAATAAGTAGTTTTTCGCCGTTTACGCTGGTTAACTTTGCCTTAGCCGAGCCAGATATAATCATGGCAATAACAACGGATGGGGAGACGGCAATACTCAAATTGTTGTTGTACACCGGCATCATGATGTTCGTTACTTATACCGTATTTCTCAGGAGGGACGTCGCTTGA
- a CDS encoding nucleotidyltransferase domain-containing protein encodes MDRLIELFEKYADMKILAYFLSRPGRQFYKKEIARALNVSPSTVIKAVDSFHEEGLLLKEIRGREHFYSLNTENCVVPPLKKAYGLAFVLSAKPVALFQEADPGIISLVLYGSYARGDFDDLSDIDFLAITHSDKLKLIPPLKAIEDRLDKEANITTLRLSDCKSMLDRGDAFYKSVLKDHVLLFGSGLIEA; translated from the coding sequence GTGGATCGATTGATCGAACTATTTGAGAAGTATGCCGATATGAAGATACTGGCTTATTTTCTATCTCGTCCGGGCAGGCAATTCTATAAGAAGGAGATTGCGAGAGCATTGAATGTCAGCCCGTCTACCGTAATCAAGGCCGTCGACTCTTTCCACGAAGAAGGTTTACTGCTAAAGGAAATCCGCGGTAGAGAGCATTTCTACTCTCTCAACACTGAAAATTGCGTCGTGCCTCCGCTGAAGAAAGCGTATGGCCTTGCGTTCGTGCTTTCCGCTAAGCCTGTAGCCCTGTTCCAGGAAGCAGACCCGGGCATTATCTCCCTCGTGCTCTACGGTAGCTATGCTCGTGGCGACTTCGACGATCTCAGCGACATCGACTTCTTAGCAATTACTCACTCGGATAAACTGAAACTGATACCCCCCTTAAAAGCGATTGAAGACCGGCTTGATAAAGAAGCCAACATCACTACTTTACGCCTTTCCGACTGTAAGTCTATGCTGGATAGAGGGGACGCTTTTTATAAAAGCGTCCTTAAAGATCATGTGCTCTTATTCGGGAGTGGTTTGATTGAAGCTTGA
- a CDS encoding HEPN domain-containing protein codes for MKLDDCFQKRLLIRTHPDIENAKRSLSLAREYLTGAQKNVDIGLYRMAIVFAYTAMFHAARAILYVDGVKERSHECIPLYLREKHPSLKRYAVVLDSYRKNRHDAIYSLEYEAGKQDAITAVMLGNDLVAAIEKVFETQ; via the coding sequence TTGAAGCTTGACGACTGTTTTCAGAAACGACTGCTAATCCGCACGCATCCTGATATTGAGAATGCAAAGCGTTCATTAAGTCTTGCCCGGGAATATTTGACCGGGGCTCAAAAGAACGTCGATATCGGCCTGTACCGTATGGCTATCGTATTCGCTTATACAGCAATGTTCCATGCTGCGAGAGCGATCTTATATGTGGATGGCGTCAAGGAGCGCAGTCATGAATGTATCCCGCTGTATCTCAGGGAGAAGCATCCGTCCCTTAAGCGTTATGCGGTAGTTCTGGATTCCTACCGGAAAAATCGTCATGATGCAATTTATTCGCTAGAGTACGAGGCAGGAAAACAGGATGCTATCACTGCAGTAATGTTGGGGAATGACCTCGTGGCAGCCATAGAAAAGGTGTTTGAAACTCAGTAA
- a CDS encoding ABC transporter permease, with protein sequence MRELSKGMILIACNEISRLFSSPIVIVFAALMVILSFTNAAGVSVVLPTRFSFLDHDEAFFYVGLGNFLWNMSALFSFLSICIGIVSFTDEKKGSLRLLLTKPVYRRDAIIGKYLGIMVFLLLMITLTVCLFVSLTMIVFGGPESAIELVLRAGSFILLLFLNCGFTIGLVTFFCIILSKAEAMMASIAFIAMEYLARMPWVPSSLGELQIINPVNLYIAAFAISPGKDLYSLALPYSTWLDHALPYLLLMITEIIVILLINSILLSREEL encoded by the coding sequence TTGAGAGAACTATCGAAAGGGATGATATTAATTGCATGTAACGAGATTTCCCGACTGTTCAGTAGTCCGATTGTAATAGTGTTTGCAGCACTAATGGTGATCCTGTCGTTTACAAATGCTGCGGGTGTTTCAGTTGTACTGCCTACGCGGTTTAGTTTTCTCGACCATGACGAAGCGTTTTTTTATGTCGGTCTTGGTAACTTTTTATGGAATATGTCTGCACTTTTTTCATTCCTTTCCATCTGTATCGGGATCGTGTCGTTCACGGACGAGAAAAAAGGGTCGCTGAGACTGTTACTCACTAAACCGGTGTACAGACGGGATGCCATAATCGGTAAATATCTGGGGATTATGGTATTTTTACTTCTGATGATAACTTTGACAGTATGTTTATTCGTATCGTTGACGATGATCGTTTTCGGAGGTCCTGAATCTGCAATAGAACTAGTGTTGAGAGCCGGGTCGTTTATCCTTCTGCTCTTTTTAAACTGTGGTTTTACTATTGGCCTGGTCACGTTCTTTTGTATAATTCTGAGCAAAGCAGAGGCTATGATGGCATCAATCGCTTTCATAGCTATGGAATACTTGGCAAGAATGCCATGGGTTCCCTCTTCACTCGGAGAGCTGCAGATTATTAATCCTGTAAACTTGTATATTGCAGCCTTTGCCATATCCCCCGGCAAAGACCTGTACTCCCTGGCATTGCCATATTCGACATGGCTTGATCACGCACTGCCTTACCTATTGCTGATGATTACCGAGATCATTGTAATCTTACTGATAAATTCGATCCTTCTTAGCCGTGAAGAGTTGTGA